The Pongo pygmaeus isolate AG05252 chromosome 20, NHGRI_mPonPyg2-v2.0_pri, whole genome shotgun sequence sequence TCGGGCGGGCTGGGCATGCGGGGGGCTTGGGTGGGCCAGTGGTATGGAAGGCTGGGGGTATGAGGTGTTGCGGGCTGGGGGTGTCGGTGGGCCGGTGTGGGGGTGCTCACTCGCGGTGCTCGCAGTATTCCCAGTCGTGCCGCTGCTGCTTGCAGGCCAGCATGTTGGGGAAGCTGTCACGCTTGCACTTGAGCAGCCGGATGAGGTAGTGGGCACAGTAGTCCCGCAGCTGGAGCCTCAGCTGCGCGTCCATCATCTCCTGCTGCGTGGCCACCATCTCTGCAGGGAGTGGGCAGGACTCAACCAGGCTGGAGGCCCCCCACCCCAATTCCGGGGATCCCCAGGGGACTGAGGCACACGGCATCAGGAAGGCACGGCTTGGGGTGTCCCCCATTCACATCCAGGTGGCAGATGGCAGTGCATGGCAGATGCCTTTGACGGATGCACTGTCCTGAAGGGGCCTCCttttctaatttgcacaaagGTAACTCCAGACACCAAGGCCCAGACAGGAGAAGGTGGCTCTCCATCACCCTGAGGCACCTCAACATCCCGTGCGGGATCCTTGCCTCCCCTCCCACAGGGATGCCCGTCCCCAGCTCTCTACAGCCCCGCTCTCCAGAGTCCGAGCTCAGAATCCACCTTCTCCCAGAGTACCCCTCAGCCCCTCCACCTGCACCTGGAGCTCCAGGCAGCACTCTCAGCCTTTCTTGCCTGCAACCCGCCCAAGTCCCAGCTCTGCACTGGCCGGTGGCGTGGCCTCTCTCTCAGCCTCAGAACTGACCATCCGGTCATGGAAGTTACCCGAGCATCCACTGAGCTAACAGTTCCTGTAAGGTACTTAGGCGTGGGCTCAGAAGACAGCTGGACTAGTATCTGGGTCCCAGTGCCCCACTCACCTAGCAAACCCGACTCCGGACAAATCAACCTTCAGGAGGAGGCCGACGGGAGCGTGAGGAATCTTGGACACTCACCCCGGAGCCTGTGCCTGGCGATCCTGCACTCGTTCCCTGCCGCCTCCCTCAGACCCAGCCTCCCTAGCCTTCCTGACGTCCACATCTTTCTCGGTCCCAGCTCCTTCCCATCTGCGCAAGTGAGACGAGACATTCACATCTCAATGGCAGTCGTCCCCGGCTGGCTTCTCTCCCCTCTGCTTCCCAGCTGCGATTCTCTCATCCCACTGAAGCCCAGGTCCTCCTCTCCTGCCCCTTGTCCCATTCCCTGGCTTCTGCCCCACCCCCTCACTGCCCAGACACGGGCTCTCACAGGGCCACCCAACAGCCCAGGACCCCAGCCTCCcgcttccttctttcctgtggCCCCTCCCACATCCCGCCTCCCCAGGTCGCCCATCTCTGTGGCTGCCGTACCTTACGCTTTGTTCTGagagcctttttcttttcttttgagatggagtctcactctgtcacccaggctggagggcagtggcaagatctcagctcactgcaacctctgtctcccaggttcaagcgattctcctgcctcagcttcctgagtagctggaaccacagccacctgccgccatgcccagctaacttttggatttttagtagagatggggtttcgccatgttagtcaggctggtctcgaactcctgacctcaggtgatccacccaccttggcctcccaaagtgctgggattacaggtgtgagccactgcgcccggcatgaGAGCCTTTTTCTCTGCTGCTGCCCCTTATGTAGATGAGCCCGATATCCCTCCACCCCACACCTCGCTTGAGCCCCAGGCCTGGGTATCACCTGCAGCCCCCGGCCATTCCCTATCTGCACTTGGAGCTCCAGGTGGCAATCCTAGACTCCTCCCTCTTTTGTCTCGAACTTATAATCAGCTGGCAGCAAGGACTTTAGACTGCCTACTGTGTGCTTAGTGGTGGGGATACAGCAGGGAACACAACACACAAGTGTCCCTGCCCTCGGAGGGAGACACAGAACAGACAGAAGACAGAGCACCACAGCGTGTCTGGCAGTGCTTAAGTATtagggagaccagcctggggaacacagaaAGATCCCAtgtctagaaaaaataataaaattatctttgcaCGGTAGTGCACACCGAGTAGCCAGAGCTACtcggaaggatcgcttgaacccaggagtttgaggctgcagtgggtgataaccaccccactgcactccagcctaagcaacagagcgagagcccatctctataaacgaataaataaatatgggccgggcgcggtggctcatgcctgtaatcccagcactttgggaggccgaggcgggtggatcacttgaggtcaggagttcgggatcagcctggccaacacggtaaaaccctgtctctactaaaaatacaaaaatgagccgggtgtggtggcacgcacctgtaatcccagctacttgggaggctgaggtgggagaatcgcttgaaccgggaaggcAGATGTTACAGTGAGCAAAGTGACTGGCTGAAAGGGGgtggaaaggaggaaagagagggcAGGGGACAGTGAtctaggagggagggagagagtgaaGGATCAGGAGGTAAGAGAAAGGCCAGGCAGCATAAAGAATCCACTGGAGTACCAATCGGGAGACCAGTCAGCGGGACTGcaggaatgtgccactgcacccagctaactaaaaaataaaaataaaaaattgtagagacagggccttgctatgttgcccaggctgttcttgaacttctggcctcgagcaatcctcctgccttggcctcccaaaccgttggcattacaggcatgagccattttgCCTGGCTTAGAGCTGTTTGTTTCTTATCTTCCCCCACTCCATCATGTTCAGTTGCACGGGGATAGACACtaaggaagggaaagaggtgAGTTTATCCAGAGTAAGCAAGAGAGAAGGGCAGCAGGTTACTAGTGTTTGCAAAGCTGATCTTGGGCAAAGCAAGATATGTGAGGCAGTGGGAGGGAGGTGGACGGACCAATGAACTGCAGGTTCAGCTGGGACGGAAGGACTACCTGGAGTGAGGACACTGGAGTGATTATACCATCTCCCAACTTTCTCTCAAATCCAGGCTGCTTAGAGGTCTCTGTCTCAAGCTTGTCGCCCACTCAGCAGACAGTGGGACCTTTTGACCAACCAAACCTGATTGTGTCCCTCCTCTGCTTAGAAGCTTTGGCTCTGCCACCTCTCTTTGGTCAACCCCTACTCATGCCCCTtcacatctttgttttttttttttcttccagacagtctcgctctgtcacccaggctggagtgtggtggtctgaccttggctcactgcaacctctgcctcccgggttccagcctattctcctgcctcagcctcccagacagctgggattacaggcacgcgccaccacacctggctaatttttgtatttttagtagagtagagacggggtttcaccatgttggccaggctggtctcgaactcctgacctcaggtgatccaccagccttggcctcccaaagtgctgggattacaggcataagccaccatgcccggcctaatttttgtattttgtttttgagatggagtcttgctctgtcgcccaggctggcgtgcagtggtgtgatctcagctcgctataacctccgcctcctgggttcaagcgattctcctgcctcagcctcctgagtagctgggactacaggtgcgcaccaccacgcctctggctaatttttgtatttttagtagagacagggtttcaccatattggccaggatggtctcaatcccctgacctcgtgatctgcccgcctcagcctcccaaagtgctgggattataggcatgagacacgtgcccggccttaatttttgtatttttagtaaagatggtgtttcaccatgttggccaggctggtctcaaactcctgacgtcaggtgatctgcccgcctcagcctcccaaagtgctgggattacaggcatgagccaccgcgcccggccaccctTCACGTCTTTATTTCCAGCCACTGCCTCCTGGAAGCCTGCCTTGACATCCCCCAGCTCTGCCTGATTCCACAATTTTTCCCACTGCGCTGTGAGTTCTCTGGAGACAGTGTCTGCATCCCTCCAGTTCCCTGCTGTATCTGCAGTGCCTAACGTGGGACGTGGCCCAGAGCTGGTGCTCGGTATGCCCGTGATATTACtacattaaaagcaaaaacaaacacacgAACCAAAAAACCGTCctaggcgtagtggctcacatctgcaatcccagcactttgggaggctgggcagaaggatcatttgagcctaggagtttgagaccagcctgggcaatatagcaacacctccatctctacaaaaaataaacaatcagcCTGACATCCTGgggcgctcctgtagtcccagctactcgggaggctgaggcaggaggatcgtttgagcccaggaggtcgaggatgcagtgagctgtgatcgcgccactgcactcagcctgggcaacagagcaagatcccgtctcaaagcaaaacaaagcactCTGCAGGACAGTATTTGCGTTGCGAATCCtccttatttccttttgcatACCCCACAATTGCAGCGACATCAGAAAGGGGGTACAATGAACGTGTCCCTGCCCTCCCATGACTCCCCACGTCCCCCAAGACTTGGCccgaggctgggcgtggtggctcacgtctgcgatcccagcactttgggaggccgaggcgggcggatcacttgaggtcaggagttcaagagcagcctggccaacaaggcgaaaccccgtctctactaacaatacaaaaaattagccgggcatggtggtacacatctgtaatcacagctactcgcgaggctgaggcaggagaatcgcttgaacccgggaggtggaggctgccagTGAGTCAAgaccaagccactgcactccagcctgaaagaaaaagcgagactccgtctcaaaagaaaaaaaataaaaagactcgACCCAGCTCTGCGCGTCGCATTCCTGCCCGAATCCCCACTTGTCGCCTCACTTTTGCTCCCTGGCTTTTGCTCAAGCCGTGCCCTTGGGCTGGAACGCCTCCACACTCAGGTGGGGTCACGCACGTCCTGTGGACTCCTAGTCTAGACCCAAACCCAAATACAACACCTGAGGTTAGAGCCCAGCCCTGGGGTGCCAAGGGTTCGGGGGTTCAGGCACCCGCGCCCCACGCCCTCTGGCTGCGCCTGCGCACTGGGCCTCACCGCGCTCCTTGCGTTCGGGGAAGCCGTAGTCGGGCGGGAAGGTTGGCATCTGCAGGGGGTCGGGCTCCACCGAGGTATCGCCCAGGTAGCGCCGGACCAGGTGCGCCCCCATGGCTGCAGTCGCTGCAGACCCCTGCAGCAGCCGTGGGTCACCTAGCTCCTACCCGGAACCACTGACCCCTCAGTCAGACACGGCTTCCGGGTCGCTTAGGCCGCTGCGGAGATCATAGAGATGAAGGACTCCAGAGGATCGCTCCGGTCCGCCTGGCGTCACCTCGCGGACAGGCGGAGGCGGGACAGGTGCTGCGTCCCTTCGCAGGATACAGTTGGACCCGAGAGGGGACTTCCCTGAGCCTGGAAATCCATCTGGGCGGGGCAGAAGGGGACGGTGTGGGACTGAGGCCTCCCTCGACCCTATCTGGGGCTCTTCTGGTAGCCCGAGGCTAaagcatatattaaaattatttttcatatcattttccaaaaagttttttctttgaaaacattcaaatttcttttaaaaaaggcaCGATATCTATTATATCGTTAATGTATGTAATTTTGAATAAAGtcactttaagaatttttttttttggagacacagtacctgtcgcccagactggagtatattggtgcgatctcggctcattgcaacctccacctcctgggctcaaatgattctcctgcctcagcctcctgagtagctgggattacaggcgcccaccaccacgcccagctaatttttgtatttttagtagagacggggttt is a genomic window containing:
- the NDUFB7 gene encoding NADH dehydrogenase [ubiquinone] 1 beta subcomplex subunit 7, translated to MGAHLVRRYLGDTSVEPDPLQMPTFPPDYGFPERKEREMVATQQEMMDAQLRLQLRDYCAHYLIRLLKCKRDSFPNMLACKQQRHDWEYCEHRDYVMRMKEFERERRLLQRKKRREKKAAELAKGQGPGEVDPKVAL